From a single Planctellipticum variicoloris genomic region:
- a CDS encoding BlaI/MecI/CopY family transcriptional regulator translates to MRELGSTQPTAVELEILRILWELEPCPVREIHTRLAEAKGTNYSTTVKMLSVMLQKGLVARNEKVTPHLYRSVLTRQKAAKTFLRELIDKVYDGSSMSLVLQALAGGKASKEEIAEVRKLLDEMEGQV, encoded by the coding sequence ATGCGCGAACTCGGGTCGACTCAGCCGACGGCGGTCGAGCTGGAAATCCTGCGAATTCTGTGGGAGCTGGAGCCCTGCCCCGTCCGCGAGATTCACACGCGGCTCGCCGAGGCCAAGGGAACGAACTATTCCACCACCGTCAAGATGCTGTCGGTGATGTTGCAGAAGGGGCTGGTGGCCCGGAACGAAAAAGTCACGCCGCACCTTTACCGGTCGGTGCTGACCCGGCAGAAGGCGGCGAAGACGTTTCTGCGCGAGCTGATCGACAAAGTCTACGACGGCTCGTCGATGAGCCTGGTGCTGCAGGCCCTCGCTGGCGGGAAAGCTTCGAAAGAAGAGATCGCCGAAGTCCGCAAGCTGCTCGATGAGATGGAGGGCCAGGTATGA
- a CDS encoding excinuclease ABC subunit UvrA gives MTSPEPFVDAIRIRGARMHNLQNIDVDLPRGKLIVVSGVSGSGKSSLVMETLLAEGRRRYLACLSSSAGGLLQELPAPDVDQIDGLPPVLGLGQHLGKAGRRSTAGTVLDVYDPLRILFARFGTLYCPKCQTPVTSQSQGAIVERLLQLPDRTKLLILAPIARKQRGSHLETLQRIAREGYVRARIDGEIVDVSVPPELDAQRTHDIEIVVDRLMLKEGLRPRLEESLDVALQLGRQTCLVSVETADGWQDRLISSQLHCATCEQSYPPLESRLFSFRSAYGACPDCHGLGEQSSEDGELPTLCPTCRGGRLGVLGTAVRIGGRSLPELCLLPLSEAHELLATWQASSAPEGIDAPGWTTAAAQLLPEVTRRLGELIHLGLDYVTLHRAADTLSRGELQRVRLAGCLATDLADVCYVLDEPTSGLHPLDLHRLSESLNRLREQGNTVVLVEHVLSLTAAADHVIDLGPGAGREGGHVVAAGTPAELSANPASPTGQALARRQQLHLAPPEPRPPSPALKIRNATRHNLQQVNVDLPLGQLVCTTGPSGSGKSTLIRDLLVPTLQQKLGARSSAAAPLCELEGWETLQRVICVDQSPLGRTSRSTPATAAGLWEPIRRLYSRTREARLRGFGPQRFSFLHPDGRCPECRGQGVVELDAALAHDWSTPCPACRGRRFHPQTLSVLFKGKSVADVLEMTMREAADFFASFERLSRPLQMFCNLGLGYLILGQSAATLSGGEAQRVKLVTELATRASAATTLFVLDEPTAGLHALDVDRLVDVLNRLVQSGHSVVAIEHSLELIRRAQTVIDLGPGSGSRGGTIVAVGSPWDVAHQPDSPTGRALRNELFRT, from the coding sequence GTGACTTCGCCCGAACCGTTCGTCGACGCCATTCGCATCCGCGGCGCGCGAATGCACAATCTGCAGAACATCGACGTCGATCTCCCGCGGGGAAAACTGATCGTCGTTTCGGGCGTCAGCGGCAGCGGGAAAAGCTCGCTGGTCATGGAGACGCTCCTCGCCGAAGGCCGCCGGCGGTATCTGGCCTGTCTGTCGAGCAGCGCCGGCGGACTGCTGCAGGAACTTCCCGCCCCCGACGTCGATCAGATCGACGGCCTCCCCCCCGTCCTGGGGCTCGGACAGCACCTCGGCAAGGCCGGTCGACGGAGCACGGCCGGCACGGTCCTGGATGTCTACGACCCGCTCCGGATTCTGTTCGCCCGGTTCGGAACGTTGTATTGCCCGAAATGCCAGACTCCGGTGACTTCGCAGTCGCAGGGGGCGATCGTCGAGCGGCTGCTGCAGCTCCCCGACCGCACGAAGCTGCTCATCCTCGCGCCGATCGCTCGCAAACAGCGCGGCTCGCATCTGGAAACGCTGCAGCGCATCGCCCGCGAAGGCTATGTGCGGGCAAGAATCGATGGCGAGATCGTTGATGTTTCTGTTCCCCCGGAGCTCGATGCCCAACGGACGCACGACATCGAAATCGTGGTCGATCGGCTGATGCTCAAGGAGGGGCTCCGCCCGCGACTGGAGGAATCGCTCGACGTCGCGCTGCAGCTCGGCCGGCAAACCTGCCTGGTCAGCGTCGAAACCGCCGACGGCTGGCAAGACCGCCTGATCAGCAGCCAGCTCCACTGCGCAACCTGCGAGCAAAGCTATCCCCCGCTGGAGTCGCGGCTCTTCAGCTTCCGCTCGGCCTACGGAGCCTGTCCCGACTGCCACGGACTCGGCGAACAGTCTTCCGAGGACGGCGAACTCCCGACGCTGTGTCCAACCTGCCGAGGCGGCCGGCTCGGAGTCCTGGGAACCGCAGTGCGGATTGGCGGGCGATCGCTGCCGGAATTGTGCCTGCTGCCGCTGTCCGAAGCCCACGAGCTGCTCGCAACGTGGCAGGCCTCATCTGCCCCGGAGGGGATCGACGCTCCCGGCTGGACGACCGCGGCCGCGCAACTCCTCCCTGAAGTCACGCGACGTCTCGGCGAGCTGATCCATCTGGGACTCGACTACGTGACGCTGCACCGCGCAGCGGACACGCTGTCGCGGGGAGAACTCCAGCGCGTCCGCCTCGCCGGCTGTCTGGCGACGGACCTCGCCGACGTCTGCTACGTCCTCGACGAACCAACCTCCGGCCTGCATCCGCTTGATCTCCATCGCCTCTCGGAATCGCTCAACCGGCTCCGGGAGCAGGGAAACACCGTCGTCCTGGTGGAGCACGTACTCTCCCTGACAGCCGCAGCGGATCACGTGATCGACCTGGGCCCCGGCGCCGGACGCGAAGGGGGCCACGTCGTCGCCGCCGGCACGCCCGCCGAACTATCCGCCAACCCCGCCTCCCCAACCGGACAGGCGCTGGCCCGCCGACAGCAACTCCACCTCGCCCCCCCGGAGCCACGGCCGCCAAGCCCAGCTCTGAAAATCCGCAACGCCACCCGTCACAACCTGCAACAAGTCAATGTCGACCTCCCGCTCGGCCAGCTCGTCTGCACCACCGGACCAAGCGGTTCAGGAAAATCCACCCTGATCCGCGACCTCCTGGTCCCAACCCTCCAGCAGAAACTAGGCGCACGCAGCTCCGCCGCAGCGCCACTCTGCGAACTCGAGGGCTGGGAAACCCTACAACGCGTCATCTGCGTCGATCAGTCGCCGCTGGGACGAACGTCCCGATCAACCCCCGCCACCGCCGCCGGCCTCTGGGAACCGATCCGCCGACTCTACAGCCGCACCCGCGAAGCCCGACTCCGCGGCTTCGGGCCGCAACGGTTCAGCTTCCTGCATCCGGACGGACGCTGCCCGGAGTGCCGCGGCCAGGGCGTCGTCGAACTTGACGCCGCACTCGCCCACGACTGGTCAACCCCCTGCCCCGCCTGTCGCGGCCGAAGATTCCACCCCCAAACGCTCAGCGTCCTGTTCAAAGGCAAATCGGTCGCCGACGTGCTCGAAATGACCATGCGCGAAGCCGCCGACTTCTTCGCCAGCTTCGAACGCCTCTCCCGACCCCTGCAGATGTTCTGCAATCTCGGACTGGGCTATCTGATCCTCGGCCAATCCGCGGCAACCCTCTCCGGCGGCGAAGCCCAACGCGTCAAACTCGTGACCGAACTCGCCACGCGAGCCAGCGCCGCAACCACGCTGTTCGTCCTCGACGAACCCACCGCCGGCCTGCACGCCCTCGACGTCGATCGACTCGTCGACGTCCTCAACCGACTCGTCCAGTCGGGACATTCAGTCGTCGCGATCGAACACAGCCTGGAACTGAT